The sequence below is a genomic window from Syntrophorhabdus sp..
CTCTCGAGGATATGATCGCCGGGGCACGGGTCGAGGTGGACGAAAAGAAGAGAAACCCCCTCGACTTTGTTCTCTGGAAGGCCTCCAAAGAGGGCGAACCCTCCTGGGATGCGCCCTTCGGGGTGGGCAGACCGGGCTGGCACATAGAGTGTTCGGCCATGAGCACCCTTTATCTCGGGAATCCCTTCGATATCCACGGCGGCGGCAAGGACCTCGTCTTCCCTCATCACGAGAACGAGAAGGCCCAGACCGAAGCGGCAACGGGGGAAAAGTTCGTCAATTACTGGGTCCACAACGGATTTGTCAATATCGACCGGGAAAAGATGTCGAAGTCGATCGGCAACACGCTGCTCATCAAGGATTTCCTCAAGGAATACCATCCCGAGGTCCTTCGCCTTTTCTACCTGTCCAATCACTACCGCAGTCCCGTGGATTACAACGGCCAGTCCATCGATGACGCCAACACGGCCCTGCACAGGCTTTATTATACGCGGGAACGGGCCCTTGAGGCGCAAAAGGGCAAGACATTCGCGGCACGGCCCTATCCCGAGGCCGACGAGATCGCCGCCAGGTTCACCGAGGCCATGGATGACGATTTCAACACCGCCCTCGCCCTTTCGCACGTTTTTGAGCTTTCCAGGGAGATCAACAGGATGGTCGATGAAAAGGATGAGAGTGCCGTTGCCCTCATCGCTTCGGCGGAGGCCGTCTATGAATCGCTTGCCGGGACCTTGGGGCTTCTCGGTGACGATCTCGCGTCCCTGGAATCCCGGGAGAAGACGCGGCACCTGGCCCGCATGGGCCTTGACGTTTCTTTTGTCGAGGACGCCATCAACGACCGTGTCGAGGCAAGGAAGAGCAAGGACTTCCGGAAGGCAGACGAGATCAGGGACATGCTGGCGGACAAAGGGATCACGCTCCTCGACACACCCAAAGGCACACAGTGGCGGATAAAGACTTCAGTTTCTTAAAAGGAGAGAGTATATGTTAGAGGTCAGATTTCACGGAAGAGGCGGGCAGGGAGCCGTTACGTCCGCCGAGATCATCGCGCAGGCTGCCATCAAACAGGGCATGCGCGCGCAGGCATTCCCGAGTTTCGGCCCCGAGCGCCGCGGAGCCCCCGTTCAGGCTTTTTTGCGTGTATCCGACAAGCCTATCAGACTGAGGTCAAAGGTTTACAAACCGGACAGCGTTCTCATCCTGGACCCCACCCTCATCGCCTCGGCAAACCCGACGGCCGGTCTCAAGAAGGGCGGCTACATCATCATCAATTCCAACAAATCCCCGGAAGAGCTGAAAGAGATGTTTCCCGGGCAGAACATCATTGCCGTCGATGCGTCGAAGATCGCCAGGGAAGAGCTGGGTGTTCCCATAACGAACACCACGATGCTCGGGGCCCTCGTCCGGGCAACGCGCGTCGTGGAGCTCAGCACGCTGGAAGAGCCGGTTCGCAACCGTTTCGGTGTCAACGGCCAGAAGAACATCAACGCCTACACCAGGGCATACAACGAAGCAACGGTGATAGAGGCAGAGTGATAGATACTGACAATAACCAATGACCAACTACCAATGACCAGTCAAGAGACACGCGGCGGCAAAGGTCTTTTCCCTGGTCATTGGGATTTGGTTATTGGCTATTCGATAATTCGGGTCTTCCCATGAAGACCATCTCCGGTAATATCGTCGATCTCCATAACGAGACCGTCTTTCCCGGAACAATCCATATCGACAACGGAATAATAACCGGTATCGACAGAGAGCGGTACTGGTATGATACCTATGTCCTTCCCGGTTTTGTGGATTCCCACGTTCATGTCGAGAGTTCCATGCTCACGCCGGCCGGTTTCGCCCGCGTTGCCGTCGTTCACGGAACGGTGGCGACCGTGTCCGACCCCCATGAGATCGCCAATGTTCTGGGGCCGCAGGGTGTGCGCTTCATGATTCAGGACGCGAGGGGCATCCCTTTTACCTTCGCATTCGGTGCCCCCTCCTGTGTCCCGGCGAGCCCCTTCGAAACGTCCGGTGCCGCGATGGACCTCGCCGAGACGGAGGCCCTCCTGGACGAGGAAGGCGTGGGCTATCTCAGCGAGATGATGAACGTCCCCGGTGTCATTGGTGGCGACCCGGACGTACAGGCGAAGATCGACGCGGCAATACGAAGGGGGAAACCTGTAGACGGGCACGCACCGGGCCTTCG
It includes:
- a CDS encoding cysteine--tRNA ligase, with protein sequence RYLRSKGFGTTYVRNFTDIDDKIIKRSHAENIPWQEVGETYIRSFYEDMDALGVLRPEHEPRATEHIGDMIALVETLINKGHAYTVDGDVYFSVDSYRNYGQLSKRPLEDMIAGARVEVDEKKRNPLDFVLWKASKEGEPSWDAPFGVGRPGWHIECSAMSTLYLGNPFDIHGGGKDLVFPHHENEKAQTEAATGEKFVNYWVHNGFVNIDREKMSKSIGNTLLIKDFLKEYHPEVLRLFYLSNHYRSPVDYNGQSIDDANTALHRLYYTRERALEAQKGKTFAARPYPEADEIAARFTEAMDDDFNTALALSHVFELSREINRMVDEKDESAVALIASAEAVYESLAGTLGLLGDDLASLESREKTRHLARMGLDVSFVEDAINDRVEARKSKDFRKADEIRDMLADKGITLLDTPKGTQWRIKTSVS
- a CDS encoding pyruvate synthase, producing the protein MLEVRFHGRGGQGAVTSAEIIAQAAIKQGMRAQAFPSFGPERRGAPVQAFLRVSDKPIRLRSKVYKPDSVLILDPTLIASANPTAGLKKGGYIIINSNKSPEELKEMFPGQNIIAVDASKIAREELGVPITNTTMLGALVRATRVVELSTLEEPVRNRFGVNGQKNINAYTRAYNEATVIEAE